The proteins below come from a single Polynucleobacter necessarius genomic window:
- a CDS encoding TlpA family protein disulfide reductase — translation MMICGMSLLALLAGIFSSHWISQTGLASDPSVKSFFVNPWQTPDGKAVKSENWRGKVLVVNFWASWCPPCVEEMPALDKIAQEYASKNVLIIGIGIDSPSSVREFLQKTPVSYPIIIGGLEGSNIAKQMGNSQGALPYTVIINPKGKSVFTKLGKISEEELKKAIDSAI, via the coding sequence ATGATGATTTGCGGAATGAGTCTTTTGGCACTTCTAGCCGGAATCTTTTCATCGCATTGGATTTCGCAAACCGGTTTGGCAAGCGACCCCTCCGTCAAGAGCTTTTTTGTCAATCCATGGCAAACCCCGGATGGGAAAGCAGTCAAATCAGAAAATTGGCGTGGGAAAGTATTGGTGGTGAATTTTTGGGCATCCTGGTGCCCTCCCTGTGTTGAAGAAATGCCAGCTTTAGACAAAATTGCCCAAGAATACGCATCGAAAAATGTCTTAATTATCGGCATCGGTATCGATTCACCATCGAGCGTACGCGAATTCCTCCAAAAAACCCCAGTTTCATACCCAATTATTATTGGCGGCCTTGAGGGTAGCAATATCGCCAAGCAGATGGGCAATTCTCAAGGCGCCCTTCCCTATACCGTCATCATCAACCCAAAAGGAAAATCCGTTTTTACAAAATTAGGGAAAATAAGCGAAGAAGAGCTTAAAAAGGCAATAGATTCTG